In Halobaculum sp. XH14, a single genomic region encodes these proteins:
- a CDS encoding 30S ribosomal protein S24e: protein MDIDVISEDGNPMLHRTDVRFEIVHEDATPARLQVRDSLAAKLDKDADEVVVHELNTKFGMRKTIGYAKVYETAEDAEDVEQAYMLDRNAIGVEEDAEAEEA from the coding sequence ATGGACATCGACGTCATCTCCGAGGACGGGAACCCCATGTTGCACCGCACCGACGTCCGCTTCGAGATCGTACACGAGGACGCGACGCCCGCCCGCCTGCAGGTCCGCGACTCGCTCGCGGCCAAGCTCGACAAGGACGCCGACGAGGTCGTCGTCCACGAGCTGAACACGAAGTTCGGCATGCGGAAGACGATCGGCTACGCGAAGGTGTACGAGACGGCCGAGGACGCCGAGGACGTCGAGCAGGCGTACATGCTCGACCGCAACGCCATCGGCGTCGAGGAGGACGCCGAGGCCGAAGAGGCGTAG
- a CDS encoding PQQ-binding-like beta-propeller repeat protein, with product MPRLSRRALLAALATTAGCAGVPGAGPNGTPTGSDTHSFPPPPPTSAAPRSPTPLPTDTEWPQRGNTPDRRGRLDGTATPEEPSLGWSFFSRLSTPVVADGTLYAVERNRDSLLVARDAATGRQQWAVELGGEAAAVPAVGDGRLYVQRYTAMEAYDPGGDGRLWRTDFGGGGPTPPAVVDGDVYAAQGELQTPSSVASFAPDGTERWLVELDGEVRAPPAVADGTVVVASDAGVLHGFSTDGESVWEVDVASGSESGPALAAGTAFLLDTDGLVRAVDVADGSVGWTADVGVEPDGRTTPAVTEDAVIVPGNEAVVCLERADGSKRWRFGVPRGSATTPAVDDAAVYVGETGSEARIYALDLADGTERWHRRTEDKGISDVIASGIGGPPTLVEGGAYVVAADGIRAFGRDDSG from the coding sequence ATGCCCCGCCTCTCGCGACGCGCCCTCCTCGCGGCCCTCGCCACCACCGCCGGTTGTGCCGGCGTCCCTGGGGCCGGACCGAACGGGACGCCGACCGGCTCCGACACCCACAGCTTCCCGCCGCCGCCCCCGACCTCCGCGGCACCCCGGTCACCAACCCCCCTTCCGACCGACACCGAGTGGCCACAGCGGGGCAACACGCCCGACCGCCGGGGGCGACTCGACGGGACTGCGACGCCGGAGGAGCCGTCGCTTGGCTGGTCGTTCTTCAGCCGGCTGTCCACGCCGGTCGTCGCCGACGGGACGCTGTACGCGGTCGAGCGCAACCGTGACTCGCTGCTCGTCGCCCGCGACGCCGCGACCGGCCGGCAGCAGTGGGCGGTCGAACTGGGCGGCGAGGCCGCGGCCGTCCCCGCCGTCGGCGACGGGCGGCTCTACGTCCAGCGCTACACCGCGATGGAGGCGTACGACCCGGGCGGCGACGGGCGGCTGTGGCGGACCGACTTCGGCGGGGGCGGCCCGACGCCGCCGGCGGTCGTCGACGGCGACGTCTACGCCGCCCAGGGGGAACTCCAGACGCCGTCCTCGGTCGCCTCGTTCGCACCCGACGGCACCGAACGCTGGCTGGTCGAACTCGACGGCGAGGTGCGGGCGCCGCCGGCGGTCGCCGACGGCACCGTCGTCGTCGCCAGCGACGCCGGGGTACTGCACGGGTTCTCGACCGACGGCGAGTCAGTCTGGGAGGTGGACGTCGCCAGTGGGTCCGAGTCCGGCCCGGCGCTCGCGGCCGGAACTGCCTTCCTCCTCGACACCGACGGCCTCGTCCGCGCGGTCGACGTGGCCGACGGGAGCGTGGGCTGGACCGCCGACGTCGGCGTCGAACCGGACGGCCGGACGACGCCGGCGGTCACGGAGGACGCGGTCATCGTCCCGGGTAACGAGGCGGTCGTCTGCCTGGAACGCGCGGACGGGAGCAAGCGCTGGCGGTTCGGCGTTCCGCGCGGCTCGGCGACCACTCCCGCGGTCGACGACGCGGCCGTCTACGTCGGCGAGACCGGCTCCGAGGCACGGATCTACGCGCTCGACCTGGCGGACGGGACCGAACGGTGGCACCGGCGAACCGAGGACAAAGGCATCTCCGACGTGATCGCCTCGGGGATCGGCGGCCCGCCGACGCTCGTCGAGGGCGGCGCGTACGTCGTCGCCGCCGACGGGATCCGGGCGTTCGGACGCGACGACTCGGGATAA
- a CDS encoding helix-turn-helix domain-containing protein, protein MRYVTVVAYPDEDGINRLDRRVLDLGLEYRAIHRMELLDDDTVAMFAEGRGDVGGLRRILSESPEVVEFSVSGDDGGFFSYTRYAADDLTRLLMEGRRESSSLIEMPVEYTDDGGLRATYIGTESAFADAFAERPEGVRIEIERTGPYTPGPRHVVSRLTERQREVLRVAVDLGYYREPRGATHEEIASVTGLSGTTVGEHLRKIEATVFSSLHVGGTDR, encoded by the coding sequence ATGCGCTACGTCACCGTCGTCGCCTACCCCGACGAGGACGGGATCAACCGGCTCGACCGGCGGGTCCTCGACCTCGGCCTCGAGTACCGCGCCATCCACCGGATGGAACTCCTGGACGACGACACCGTCGCCATGTTCGCGGAGGGGCGGGGCGACGTCGGGGGGCTCCGCCGAATCCTGTCGGAGTCGCCCGAGGTGGTCGAGTTCTCGGTCTCCGGCGACGACGGCGGGTTCTTCTCGTACACGCGCTACGCGGCGGACGACCTGACGAGGCTGCTCATGGAGGGCCGGCGCGAGTCGTCGTCCCTCATCGAGATGCCGGTCGAGTACACCGACGACGGCGGCCTCCGGGCGACGTACATCGGGACGGAGTCGGCCTTCGCCGACGCGTTCGCCGAGCGGCCCGAGGGCGTCAGGATCGAGATCGAACGGACCGGCCCGTACACGCCCGGCCCGCGCCACGTCGTCTCCCGGCTGACCGAGCGCCAGCGGGAGGTGCTCCGGGTGGCGGTCGACCTCGGCTACTACCGGGAGCCCCGCGGGGCGACCCACGAGGAGATCGCGTCCGTGACCGGGCTCTCCGGGACGACCGTGGGCGAACACCTCCGGAAGATCGAGGCGACCGTGTTCTCGTCGCTCCACGTCGGCGGCACCGATCGCTGA
- a CDS encoding toxin-antitoxin system TumE family protein, translated as MVYSVVENEEDRVGTRVTRRRIIKTDDPQYPSGYRYALHYGYTDGRGTILRYDNENETIGRHERHTPDGIEPIDFPGILALRDRFLDEIEALP; from the coding sequence ATGGTGTACTCGGTCGTCGAGAACGAAGAAGACCGCGTCGGAACCCGTGTCACGCGCCGACGGATAATCAAAACCGACGACCCACAGTACCCGAGCGGGTACCGCTACGCGCTCCACTACGGCTACACCGACGGCCGGGGCACCATCCTGCGGTACGACAATGAAAACGAGACGATCGGCCGCCATGAGCGTCACACCCCGGACGGAATCGAGCCCATCGATTTCCCCGGCATACTGGCACTGCGCGACCGGTTCCTCGACGAAATCGAGGCCCTACCATGA
- a CDS encoding SDR family NAD(P)-dependent oxidoreductase: protein MTTPTDGEVIVLTGANEGIGYHMLRALAEEDRRIAALDVNGDDVLDVRDDATARVRYDECDVTDTDDVTTAVNDVVAEWGRIDVLVNNAGVADVGLFEEQSMAETRREFEVNFFGYQRLIRAVLPHMRARGTGIIHNMCSGTADTGHPGLSGYAATKGAIKAFVRSLRLELRDTGVSCTLMVPPSVDTGMTADLDYPERMTVAPENVGRKLAGKIHSTRPVITPDLTTRVGLSLTRRFPSLWRRMTAGVVGDPE, encoded by the coding sequence ATGACGACGCCGACCGACGGGGAGGTCATCGTCCTCACCGGCGCGAACGAGGGGATCGGCTACCACATGCTCAGGGCGCTTGCCGAGGAGGACCGTCGGATCGCCGCGCTCGACGTGAACGGGGACGACGTCCTCGACGTTCGGGACGACGCGACCGCCCGGGTTCGATACGACGAGTGCGACGTCACCGACACCGACGACGTGACGACGGCGGTGAACGACGTCGTGGCGGAGTGGGGCCGGATCGACGTCCTCGTCAACAACGCGGGCGTGGCAGACGTCGGACTCTTCGAGGAGCAGTCGATGGCCGAGACGCGCCGCGAGTTCGAGGTCAACTTCTTCGGCTATCAGCGGCTGATTCGGGCGGTCCTCCCGCACATGCGGGCGCGGGGGACCGGGATCATCCACAACATGTGCTCGGGAACGGCCGACACCGGGCACCCCGGCCTGTCCGGCTACGCCGCGACCAAGGGTGCCATCAAGGCGTTCGTCCGCTCGCTCCGGCTCGAACTCCGCGACACGGGCGTCTCCTGTACGCTGATGGTTCCGCCGTCCGTGGACACGGGGATGACCGCCGACCTGGACTACCCCGAGCGGATGACGGTCGCCCCCGAGAACGTCGGCCGCAAGCTGGCCGGCAAGATCCACTCGACCCGGCCGGTGATCACGCCCGACCTGACGACGCGAGTCGGACTGTCGCTCACCCGGCGGTTCCCGTCGCTCTGGCGACGAATGACGGCGGGGGTCGTCGGCGACCCGGAGTGA
- a CDS encoding bifunctional N(6)-L-threonylcarbamoyladenine synthase/serine/threonine protein kinase — protein sequence MRVLGIEGTAWCASAAVFDDAEDAVFIESDAYEPDSGGIHPREAAEHMGEAIPAVVGTALSRAREEHGADPIDAVAFSRGPGLGPCLRIVGTAARALARTLEVPLVGVNHMVAHLEVGRHRSGFDSPVCLNASGANAHLLGYHDGRYRVLGETMDTGVGNALDKFTRHVGWSHPGGPKIEARAAGGEYVDLPYVVKGMDFSFSGIMSAAKDAYDDGVPVEDVCNSLQEHTFAMLTEVAERALSLTGTDELVLGGGVGQNDRLRGMLAAMCEARGADFFAPEPRFLRDNAGMIAVLGAKMAAAGDTVSVAESAIDPNFRPDEVPVTWRGDDESVSRVPDPNGAASGGADDVALRGAEATVEMSGDAVTKRRLPKGYRHPDLDATLRRERTVSEARLLAEARKQGVPTPLVRDVDVAEATIRMQRVGERDLAAALSEEAVGTVGEHLARLHAADVVHGDPTTRNVRVDGERVFLLDFGLGFGSGHVEDHAMDLHVFEQSLVGTADESASLVAAFEEGYASVSEEAVLERLRGIEGRGRYQ from the coding sequence ATGCGCGTCCTGGGCATCGAAGGGACAGCGTGGTGTGCCAGCGCCGCGGTGTTCGACGACGCCGAGGACGCGGTTTTCATCGAGTCCGACGCGTACGAACCCGACAGCGGCGGCATTCACCCGCGCGAGGCCGCAGAACACATGGGCGAGGCGATCCCGGCGGTCGTCGGGACGGCGCTCTCGCGGGCCCGCGAGGAGCACGGCGCCGATCCGATCGACGCCGTCGCGTTCTCGCGGGGCCCGGGGCTCGGCCCGTGTCTCCGCATCGTCGGCACCGCCGCGCGGGCGCTGGCACGGACCCTCGAGGTCCCGCTCGTCGGCGTGAACCACATGGTCGCCCACCTGGAGGTCGGCCGCCACCGCTCGGGGTTCGACTCGCCGGTGTGTCTCAACGCCTCCGGGGCGAACGCCCACCTGCTGGGCTATCACGACGGCCGGTATCGCGTGCTCGGCGAGACGATGGACACCGGCGTCGGCAACGCGCTGGACAAGTTCACGCGCCACGTCGGCTGGTCACACCCCGGCGGGCCGAAGATCGAGGCCCGCGCCGCGGGCGGCGAGTACGTCGACCTCCCGTACGTCGTGAAGGGGATGGACTTCTCCTTCTCGGGCATCATGAGCGCCGCGAAGGACGCCTACGACGACGGCGTCCCCGTCGAGGACGTCTGCAACTCGTTACAGGAGCACACGTTCGCGATGCTGACCGAGGTCGCCGAACGGGCACTCTCGCTCACCGGCACCGACGAACTGGTGCTCGGCGGCGGCGTCGGCCAGAACGACCGCCTCCGGGGGATGCTCGCGGCGATGTGCGAGGCGCGCGGGGCCGACTTCTTCGCGCCCGAGCCACGGTTCCTCCGGGACAACGCCGGGATGATCGCCGTGCTCGGCGCGAAGATGGCCGCCGCGGGCGACACCGTGTCGGTGGCGGAGTCGGCCATCGACCCGAACTTCCGGCCCGACGAGGTGCCGGTCACCTGGCGCGGCGACGACGAGTCCGTTTCGCGGGTTCCCGACCCGAACGGCGCGGCGAGCGGCGGGGCGGACGACGTGGCGCTCCGCGGCGCGGAGGCGACCGTCGAGATGTCGGGCGACGCGGTGACGAAGCGACGACTGCCGAAGGGGTACCGCCATCCCGACCTGGACGCGACGCTGCGGCGCGAGCGCACCGTCTCGGAGGCGCGACTGCTCGCCGAGGCGCGCAAACAGGGGGTGCCGACCCCGCTCGTCCGCGACGTGGACGTCGCGGAGGCGACGATCCGCATGCAGCGCGTCGGGGAGCGGGACCTCGCGGCGGCGCTGTCCGAGGAGGCGGTGGGGACCGTGGGCGAACACCTCGCGCGCCTCCACGCGGCCGACGTGGTCCACGGCGACCCGACGACGCGGAACGTGCGGGTCGACGGCGAGCGCGTCTTCCTGCTCGACTTCGGCCTGGGGTTCGGGTCGGGCCACGTCGAGGACCACGCGATGGACCTCCACGTGTTCGAGCAGTCGCTCGTGGGGACCGCCGACGAGTCGGCGTCGCTGGTCGCGGCGTTCGAGGAGGGGTACGCTAGTGTGAGCGAGGAGGCCGTGTTAGAGCGGTTGCGCGGGATCGAGGGGCGCGGGCGGTATCAGTAG
- a CDS encoding DNA-directed RNA polymerase: MYKRVRLKDTVEVPPEHLADVTNSRVRKLLQDKLEGRMDEDVGSVVSVTRVNDIGDGAVLPNRPGVYYEAEFDAVTFDPDMQEVVDGNVVEVVEFGAFVGIGPVDGLLHVSQISDEYLAYDGENQQLASTESNQTLGVEDSVRVRVVTKSIDERNPRDSKIGLTAKQPGLGKHQWLEADAEEREATAEGS; encoded by the coding sequence ATGTACAAGCGGGTACGACTCAAGGACACGGTCGAGGTGCCACCCGAACACCTGGCCGACGTGACGAACAGCAGGGTGCGAAAGCTGCTGCAGGACAAGCTCGAAGGGCGGATGGACGAGGACGTGGGCAGCGTCGTCAGCGTCACCCGGGTGAACGACATCGGCGATGGTGCGGTCCTCCCGAACCGCCCGGGCGTCTACTACGAGGCGGAGTTCGACGCCGTCACCTTCGACCCGGACATGCAGGAGGTCGTCGACGGCAACGTCGTCGAGGTCGTCGAGTTCGGCGCGTTCGTGGGCATCGGCCCGGTCGACGGGCTGCTCCACGTCTCGCAGATCTCCGACGAGTACCTCGCCTACGACGGCGAGAACCAGCAGCTCGCCTCGACCGAATCCAACCAGACGCTCGGCGTCGAGGACTCGGTCCGGGTTCGCGTCGTGACCAAGAGCATCGACGAGCGCAACCCCCGCGACTCCAAGATCGGCCTCACCGCGAAACAGCCCGGCCTCGGCAAGCACCAGTGGCTGGAAGCCGACGCCGAGGAGCGGGAGGCGACCGCGGAGGGGAGCTAG
- a CDS encoding tyrosine--tRNA ligase translates to MDAYERITRNVSEVVTEEEVRALADDADGKRAYVGYEPSGVLHIGHMLTANKLIDLQEAGFEVVVLLADVHAHLNDKGSFEEIRETAERMKRQFIAYGLDEEQTEFVYGSEFQLDEEYVLDLHELEVSTTLNRAQRAMAEIQGGDTAKVSHVVYPLMQALDVEYLDLDLAVGGMDQRKVHMLHREIVPGLGYESRPCLHTPIIADLTSGVGKMSSSSGVSLSMEDSTADIAEKVNAAYCPPTRDPDPDDEGNERENPVLEIFRFHVFPRFETVVVERPDEYGGDLTYEEYEDLAADLESGELHPADAKGALADYLDELVAPGRAVLAEFAGDADQ, encoded by the coding sequence ATGGACGCCTACGAGCGGATTACCCGGAACGTCTCCGAGGTAGTCACCGAGGAGGAGGTGCGGGCGCTGGCCGACGACGCCGACGGCAAACGGGCGTACGTCGGCTACGAGCCGTCCGGCGTCCTCCACATCGGGCACATGCTGACCGCGAACAAGCTCATCGACTTACAGGAGGCGGGCTTCGAGGTCGTCGTCCTCCTGGCCGACGTGCACGCCCACCTCAACGACAAGGGGAGCTTCGAGGAGATCCGCGAGACCGCAGAGCGGATGAAGCGGCAGTTCATCGCGTACGGGCTCGACGAGGAGCAGACCGAGTTCGTGTACGGCTCCGAGTTCCAGCTCGACGAGGAGTACGTGCTCGACCTCCACGAACTCGAGGTGTCGACCACGCTCAACCGCGCGCAACGGGCGATGGCCGAGATCCAGGGCGGCGACACCGCGAAGGTGAGCCACGTCGTCTACCCTCTGATGCAGGCGCTCGACGTCGAGTACCTCGATCTCGACCTCGCGGTCGGCGGGATGGACCAGCGGAAGGTCCACATGCTCCACCGCGAGATCGTCCCGGGGCTGGGCTACGAGTCCCGGCCGTGCCTGCACACGCCGATCATCGCCGACCTGACCTCCGGCGTCGGGAAGATGTCCTCCTCCTCGGGCGTCTCGCTCTCGATGGAGGACTCGACCGCGGACATCGCAGAGAAGGTCAACGCGGCCTACTGCCCGCCGACGCGGGACCCCGACCCCGACGACGAGGGGAACGAGCGCGAAAACCCCGTCCTGGAGATCTTCCGGTTCCACGTGTTCCCGCGCTTCGAGACGGTCGTCGTCGAGCGCCCCGACGAGTACGGCGGCGACCTGACGTACGAGGAGTACGAGGACCTGGCCGCGGACCTGGAATCGGGCGAACTCCACCCCGCCGACGCGAAGGGTGCGCTCGCGGACTACCTCGACGAACTCGTCGCGCCGGGCCGCGCGGTGCTCGCCGAGTTCGCCGGCGACGCCGACCAGTAA
- a CDS encoding transcriptional regulator, with product MTDDTLKITFGQADDHRRAARERLQRAEAGESGDAIEQDARFVLNFEEFGDVEQLMRTSNLELLDAIISEQPESIRQAAMAVDRDYKEVHRNLQELESLGVIEFTREGTSKKPILRGGAETIDVSFRMKGHGEIGDRSGASA from the coding sequence ATGACCGATGACACCCTGAAGATCACGTTCGGACAGGCCGATGACCACCGGCGAGCCGCTCGCGAGCGGCTCCAGCGGGCAGAAGCCGGCGAGAGCGGCGACGCGATCGAACAGGACGCTCGGTTCGTCCTCAACTTCGAGGAGTTTGGCGACGTCGAGCAGCTCATGCGGACGTCGAACCTCGAACTGCTGGACGCGATCATCTCCGAGCAGCCCGAGAGCATTCGCCAGGCGGCGATGGCGGTCGACCGAGACTACAAGGAGGTCCACCGGAACCTGCAGGAACTCGAATCACTGGGCGTGATCGAGTTCACACGGGAGGGAACGAGCAAGAAACCGATTCTCCGAGGCGGAGCCGAAACGATCGACGTCTCGTTTCGGATGAAGGGACACGGCGAGATCGGTGATCGGTCTGGCGCGTCGGCGTGA
- the spt4 gene encoding transcription elongation factor subunit Spt4: MAEDRLACRECHYVNDPDSQTCDSCGSSSLTEDWAGYVIITHPESSEIAPEMNVSEPGSYALKVR, translated from the coding sequence ATGGCGGAAGACCGGCTCGCGTGCCGCGAGTGCCACTACGTGAACGACCCGGACAGCCAGACCTGTGACAGCTGCGGCTCCTCCTCGCTCACGGAGGACTGGGCCGGCTACGTCATCATCACCCACCCCGAGAGCTCGGAGATCGCCCCCGAGATGAACGTGAGCGAGCCGGGCAGCTACGCACTGAAGGTCCGCTGA
- a CDS encoding PIN domain-containing protein, translated as MTTVVLDTNALMMPVECDVRLFEAVDALVADAEYVTPAAVLAELEKLREGAGAEAKAAAVGRDLAERARVVETDESYADDAVVELASGGFDGYVVTNDGPLRERLADRAVRVICLRGGNTLAVTAQ; from the coding sequence GTGACGACCGTCGTCCTCGACACGAACGCGCTCATGATGCCCGTCGAGTGCGACGTGCGGCTGTTCGAGGCGGTCGACGCGCTGGTGGCGGACGCCGAGTACGTCACCCCGGCGGCGGTCCTCGCGGAACTGGAGAAGCTGCGGGAGGGCGCGGGCGCGGAGGCGAAAGCGGCCGCGGTCGGCCGGGATCTCGCCGAGCGCGCCCGCGTGGTCGAGACGGACGAATCGTACGCCGACGACGCCGTCGTCGAACTCGCGTCGGGCGGGTTCGACGGCTACGTCGTCACGAACGACGGCCCCCTGCGCGAGCGGCTCGCGGACCGAGCCGTTCGCGTAATCTGTTTAAGGGGCGGGAACACACTGGCGGTAACAGCACAATAA
- a CDS encoding glycosyltransferase: protein MTDHPPTSVVLPTTRWTDACAELAAQVDEGDELLVVHDTGDDPVAGRDDVPEGVRLVAAGEPERCSGKANAIAAGMETARHDRLVWTDDDFHHPPDWLATMNADYAEHGPTSEVPYFVGQDPLSVLLEPLYASAGSLPLALGNQIWGGAVVFDRTDIDEAAFLDELRRTVSDDGLLMEHLDVTTVGRTRPVHVGGSVREAVERPVRWGQILRWHFPGAMVGTWLVSLLVLAGAVLAPLPAAAVLTAGHLAVNEVLGVRRWTAVLAYPSLFVFVPLVGFALLSRTFVWGGRRYRWRGKFDVTVLE from the coding sequence ATGACCGACCACCCGCCGACGAGCGTCGTCCTGCCGACGACGCGGTGGACCGACGCGTGCGCGGAGCTGGCCGCCCAGGTGGACGAGGGCGACGAACTGCTCGTCGTTCACGACACCGGGGACGACCCCGTCGCCGGGCGGGACGACGTCCCCGAGGGCGTCCGGCTCGTCGCCGCCGGCGAGCCGGAGCGCTGTTCGGGGAAGGCCAACGCCATCGCCGCCGGGATGGAGACGGCGCGCCACGATCGGCTCGTCTGGACGGACGACGACTTCCACCACCCGCCGGACTGGCTGGCGACGATGAACGCGGACTACGCGGAGCACGGGCCGACCTCGGAGGTGCCGTACTTCGTCGGGCAGGACCCCCTGTCGGTGCTGCTCGAACCGCTGTACGCCTCGGCCGGCTCGCTCCCGCTCGCCCTCGGCAACCAGATCTGGGGCGGCGCGGTCGTGTTCGACCGAACCGACATCGACGAGGCCGCGTTCCTGGACGAGCTTCGGCGGACCGTCAGCGACGACGGCCTCCTGATGGAGCATCTCGACGTGACGACCGTCGGCCGGACGCGACCCGTCCACGTCGGCGGGAGCGTCCGCGAGGCGGTCGAGCGCCCGGTCCGGTGGGGGCAGATCCTCCGGTGGCACTTCCCCGGCGCGATGGTCGGGACGTGGCTCGTCTCGCTGCTCGTCCTCGCCGGTGCGGTCCTGGCCCCGCTCCCCGCGGCGGCGGTGCTGACGGCGGGACACCTCGCGGTCAACGAGGTCCTCGGCGTCCGCCGGTGGACGGCCGTGCTCGCGTACCCGTCGCTGTTCGTCTTCGTCCCGCTCGTGGGTTTCGCGCTCCTCAGCCGGACGTTCGTCTGGGGCGGCCGGCGGTACCGCTGGCGCGGGAAGTTCGACGTGACGGTCCTCGAGTAG
- a CDS encoding translation initiation factor IF-2 subunit gamma has product MVTENTQPEVNIGLVGHVDHGKTTLVQALSGSWTDQHSEEMKRGISIRLGYADATLRKCPECDEPEAFTVEETCPEHDVETELLRTVSFVDAPGHETLMATMLSGASIMDGAVLVVSATEDVPQAQTEEHLMALDIIGIDNIVIAQNKIDLVSADRARENYAQIEEFVEGTVAEDAPIVPISAQQEINVDYLIGAIEAEIPTPERDETLASRMYVARSFDINRPGTTADELLGGVLGGSLSQGTLEAGDDLELRPGREVEEGGQSEYRPIETSVRSLQAGGQPAETVGPGGLLGVGTGLDPSLTKGDALAGQVAGEPGSLPPTREAFEMDVELLERVVGEGEVEEISTGEPLMLTVGTATTVGAVTSAREGECEVSLKRPVCAEAGAKIAINRRMGARWRLIGVGTLT; this is encoded by the coding sequence ATGGTGACGGAGAACACACAACCGGAGGTGAACATCGGACTCGTCGGCCACGTGGACCACGGCAAGACCACGCTGGTTCAGGCCCTCTCTGGGTCGTGGACCGACCAGCACAGCGAGGAGATGAAACGCGGCATCTCCATCAGGCTGGGCTACGCCGACGCGACGCTGCGCAAGTGTCCCGAGTGCGACGAGCCCGAGGCGTTCACCGTCGAGGAGACGTGTCCGGAGCACGACGTCGAGACCGAGCTACTGCGGACGGTCTCGTTCGTCGACGCGCCGGGCCACGAGACGCTGATGGCGACGATGCTGTCCGGGGCGTCCATCATGGACGGCGCGGTCCTGGTCGTGTCCGCGACCGAGGACGTGCCCCAGGCCCAGACCGAGGAGCACCTGATGGCCCTGGACATCATCGGCATCGACAACATCGTCATCGCACAGAACAAGATCGACCTCGTGAGCGCCGACCGCGCCCGCGAGAACTACGCCCAGATCGAGGAGTTCGTCGAGGGCACGGTGGCCGAGGACGCCCCGATCGTCCCCATCAGCGCCCAGCAGGAGATCAACGTCGACTACCTCATCGGGGCGATCGAGGCGGAGATCCCGACGCCCGAGCGCGACGAGACGCTCGCCTCGCGGATGTACGTCGCGCGCTCGTTCGACATCAACCGGCCCGGCACGACCGCCGACGAACTGCTCGGCGGCGTGCTCGGCGGGTCGCTCTCGCAGGGTACCCTCGAGGCCGGCGACGACCTCGAACTCCGACCCGGCCGCGAGGTCGAGGAGGGCGGCCAGTCCGAGTACCGGCCGATCGAGACGAGCGTCCGGTCGCTCCAGGCGGGCGGCCAGCCCGCCGAGACGGTCGGCCCGGGCGGCCTGCTCGGCGTCGGCACCGGCCTGGACCCGAGCCTGACGAAGGGCGACGCGCTCGCGGGCCAGGTCGCCGGCGAGCCCGGCAGCCTCCCGCCGACGCGCGAGGCGTTCGAGATGGACGTCGAACTGTTAGAGCGCGTCGTCGGCGAGGGCGAGGTCGAGGAGATCTCGACCGGCGAGCCGCTGATGCTCACCGTGGGCACGGCGACGACGGTCGGCGCGGTGACGAGCGCCCGCGAGGGCGAGTGCGAGGTGTCGCTGAAGCGCCCGGTCTGTGCGGAGGCGGGCGCGAAGATCGCGATCAACCGACGGATGGGCGCCCGCTGGCGACTCATCGGCGTCGGGACCCTGACGTAG
- a CDS encoding GTP-dependent dephospho-CoA kinase family protein: MLRLPDSLRGAFKEPLGDVYADTDALLADAGDPILAVGDVVTYHLRVADRDPDVSVLDGKTKREAVGEEIAAVLAGGNDRLEVDNEPATLSSAMLSALREAIDREDHVVVHVTGEEDLATLPAIVAAPEGASVVYGQPDEGMVLVPVTAETKAEARDLMKRMDGDAAAAFELLERR; this comes from the coding sequence ATGCTCCGGCTCCCCGACTCCCTCCGCGGCGCGTTCAAGGAGCCGCTCGGCGACGTCTACGCCGATACGGACGCGCTGCTCGCGGACGCCGGCGACCCGATCCTCGCCGTCGGCGACGTCGTCACCTACCACCTCCGCGTCGCCGACCGCGACCCCGACGTCTCCGTGCTCGACGGGAAGACGAAACGCGAGGCCGTGGGCGAGGAGATCGCCGCGGTCCTCGCGGGCGGGAACGACCGCCTCGAGGTCGACAACGAGCCCGCGACGCTCTCTTCTGCCATGCTTTCCGCGCTCCGGGAGGCGATCGACCGCGAGGACCACGTCGTCGTCCACGTGACCGGCGAGGAGGACCTCGCCACGCTCCCCGCCATCGTCGCCGCTCCGGAGGGCGCGAGCGTCGTCTACGGCCAGCCCGACGAGGGGATGGTGCTCGTCCCCGTGACCGCGGAGACGAAGGCGGAGGCGCGCGACCTCATGAAGCGGATGGACGGCGACGCGGCGGCGGCGTTCGAGCTGCTGGAGCGGCGGTGA